In a single window of the Arachis hypogaea cultivar Tifrunner chromosome 6, arahy.Tifrunner.gnm2.J5K5, whole genome shotgun sequence genome:
- the LOC112695476 gene encoding sodium/hydrogen exchanger 1: MAIDHISSLFAKLQALSTSDHGSVVSMNIFVALLCACIVIGHLLEENRWMNESITALVIGICTGILILMLSGGRSSHILVFSEDLFFIYLLPPIIFNAGFQVKKKQFFVNFITIMMFGAIGTLISCAIITYGVAKTFKKIGIRSLEIADYLAIGAIFSATDSVCTLQVLNQDETPLLYSLVFGEGVVNDATSVVLFNAIQSFDINQINPSIGLHFFGNFLYLFTTSTLLGVFTGLLSAYIIKKLYIGRHSTNREFALMMLMAYLSYMMAELCYLSGILTVFFCGITMSHYTWHNVSESSRITTKHAFATLSFVAETFIFLYVGMDALDIDKWRFASDRPATSLAVSSVLLGLVLAGRAAFVFLLSFISNITRKSSKEGISFRQQVIIWWAGLMRGAVSMALAYNQFTLLGHTAKRANAIMITSTITVVLVSTVVFGLMTKPLIRFLLPVPSGLTPKRKNSTANIVDSASPKAITVPFLSNGADSEANLEPQESSYGRTPRSIRDLLSTPTHSVHRLWRKFDNSFMRPVFGGRGFVPVERGTPTERNTQNQWH; the protein is encoded by the exons ATGGCTATTGATCATATAAGTTCTCTGTTTGCGAAACTGCAAGCATTATCGACTTCAGATCATGGCTCCGTTGTGTCCATGAACATATTTGTGGCACTTCTGTGTGCTTGTATTGTCATTGGACATCTTCTTGAGGAAAATCGCTGGATGAATGAGTCCATCACTGCCCTTGTCATA GGAATATGCACCGGCATACTCATTTTGATGCTTAGCGGTGGTAGAAGCTCTCATATTCTTGTTTTCAGTGAAGACCTTTTCTTCATATACCTTCTGCCACCTATCATATTTAATGCCGG GTTTCAGGTGAAAAAGAAGCAGTTTTTTGTTAACTTTATCACCATCATGATGTTTGGTGCTATTGGTACATTGATAAGTTGTGCCATCATAACTTACG GTGTCGCAAAAACTTTTAAGAAGATTGGAATTCGTTCACTGGAGATTGCGGATTATCTAG CAATTGGTGCAATATTTTCTGCTACGGATTCTGTGTGCACCTTACAG GTGCTAAATCAGGATGAGACACCTTTATTGTACAGTCTTGTATTTGGAGAGGGTGTTGTAAATGATGCTACATCAGTGGTGCTTTTCAATGCGATCCAAAGTTTTGACATCAACCAAATTAATCCATCAATAGGGTTGCATTTCTTTGGCAACTTCTTGTATCTATTTACCACAAGCACTCTTCTTGGGGTTTTT ACTGGTCTACTCAGTGCTTACATTATTAAGAAGCTTTACATTGGCAG GCACTCAACAAATCGTGAGTTTGCTCTGATGATGCTAATGGCATACCTTTCCTACATGATGGCTGAA TTATGCTATCTGAGTGGAATTCTCACTGTGTTCTTTTGTGGGATTACAATGTCTCACTATACTTGGCATAATGTGTCTGAAAGCTCAAGAATCACTACCAA ACATGCGTTTGCTACTTTGTCATTTGTTGCCGAGACTTTTATCTTCCTTTATGTTGGTATGGATGCCTTGGACATTGATAAATGGAGGTTTGCTAGCGACAG GCCTGCAACTTCTCTTGCTGTGAGCTCAGTATTGTTGGGTCTAGTACTTGCTGGAAGAGCAGCATTTGTTTTCCTCTTATCATTCATATCCAACATCACTAGGAAGTCATCAAAAGAGGGCATAAGCTTCAGGCAGCAG GTGATTATTTGGTGGGCTGGTCTTATGAGAGGAGCTGTTTCAATGGCACTTGCTTATAATCAG TTCACCTTGTTAGGGCATACTGCAAAGCGAGCGAATGCCATTATGATCACCAGCACCATCACTGTTGTGTTAGTCAGTACAGTG GTGTTCGGTTTGATGACAAAGCCATTAATAAGGTTTTTGCTGCCTGTGCCCAGCGGCCTTACGCCGAAACGGAAAAACAGCACCGCGAACATAGTAGATTCAGCTTCTCCAAAAGCCATCACAGTACCATTTCTCTCGAATGGCGCAGACTCTGAAGCAAATCTTGAACCCCAAGAAAGTTCTTACGGTCGAACTCCAAGGAGCATTCGTGACTTACTATCCACTCCCACACACTCTGTTCATCGCTTATGGCGCAAATTCGATAACTCATTTATGCGTCCAGTTTTTGGTGGCAGGGGCTTTGTTCCAGTAGAACGCGGTACACCAACCGAACGCAACACCCAAAATCAGTGGCATTGA